From Geovibrio ferrireducens, the proteins below share one genomic window:
- the dcm gene encoding DNA (cytosine-5-)-methyltransferase has product MKYATVCSGIEAPSVAWAGLGWEPSWFSEIDPFCCAVLEHYYPHVPNLGDMTKIIEKVKNGEAVNNIGLLAGGTPCQDFSVAGKQSGMDGDRGQLTMEYVNILERIKPPWLLWENVPGVLSTNGGRDFGKFIGALVECGYGIAYRVLDAQFFGVPQRRRRVFVVGYLGDWRPAAAVLFEPQSMFGDSPKGGEKRAGVAAFTESRFAEYIEGYGGLRASGVSCGQGSETLIVTQNASHWDDPDNPHPTLLSSSGEHYIGSSNQEIFSQRGGGLVQHCIPLNMQVVTRHEALGEGTGFGVGDEGDPAYTIGATHHHAVCYDNHPQDSRLKEFGDISPTITQKWGSGGCNTALVRRGGIVRRITPLEAERLQGFPDYYTRIPRRILKHCPASRHFEKYPDMYSENPDGSFTRFYEDGPRYSALGNTIAIPPLRWLGERIDFVDTVLLKKNTLLAYFSID; this is encoded by the coding sequence ATGAAATACGCAACAGTCTGCTCCGGCATAGAAGCGCCCTCCGTGGCATGGGCGGGGCTCGGTTGGGAACCCTCATGGTTTTCGGAAATAGACCCGTTCTGCTGTGCAGTGCTTGAACACTATTATCCGCATGTGCCGAACCTCGGAGACATGACAAAAATAATCGAAAAGGTGAAAAATGGAGAGGCAGTTAACAATATCGGACTTCTTGCCGGAGGAACACCCTGTCAGGACTTCTCAGTCGCCGGAAAGCAATCAGGGATGGATGGAGACCGCGGCCAGCTCACAATGGAATATGTTAACATTCTTGAGCGAATTAAGCCGCCTTGGTTGCTCTGGGAAAATGTCCCCGGAGTATTGTCAACCAACGGCGGAAGGGATTTTGGAAAATTCATCGGGGCGTTGGTTGAGTGCGGGTATGGCATCGCCTACAGAGTGCTGGACGCTCAGTTTTTCGGAGTGCCCCAACGCCGCCGTAGAGTCTTCGTTGTCGGCTATCTTGGAGACTGGAGACCTGCCGCAGCGGTACTTTTTGAGCCGCAAAGCATGTTTGGGGATTCTCCGAAGGGCGGAGAAAAGAGGGCGGGAGTTGCCGCCTTTACTGAAAGCCGCTTTGCGGAATACATTGAAGGCTACGGAGGATTGAGAGCTTCCGGCGTTTCTTGCGGTCAGGGTTCAGAGACTCTTATTGTCACTCAAAACGCATCTCACTGGGATGACCCGGACAACCCGCACCCGACCTTGCTCTCATCGTCCGGAGAACATTATATCGGTTCGTCAAATCAGGAAATATTCAGTCAGAGAGGCGGGGGGCTGGTCCAGCATTGTATACCCCTGAATATGCAGGTTGTGACGCGTCATGAAGCTTTGGGGGAGGGCACGGGGTTCGGTGTAGGGGATGAGGGAGACCCTGCTTATACAATCGGTGCAACCCATCATCACGCTGTCTGCTATGACAATCACCCGCAGGACAGCCGTTTAAAAGAGTTCGGCGATATATCCCCGACAATCACACAAAAATGGGGCTCCGGCGGATGCAATACTGCTCTTGTCCGCAGAGGGGGCATAGTCCGCCGAATAACCCCGCTTGAAGCGGAACGGCTTCAGGGTTTTCCGGATTACTATACCCGTATTCCAAGGCGCATACTGAAGCACTGCCCGGCATCCCGTCATTTTGAGAAATACCCGGATATGTATTCTGAAAACCCGGACGGCTCATTCACACGCTTTTACGAAGACGGCCCCCGTTACTCAGCCCTCGGCAACACGATCGCAATCCCGCCCCTGCGGTGGCTCGGAGAGAGAATAGATTTTGTGGATACGGTTCTTTTAAAAAAAAATACGCTATTAGCGTATTTTTCTATTGACTAA
- a CDS encoding DNA adenine methylase, whose product MIPYIGGKSRLTQWIMSQFPPHICYVEVFGGSAAVLLDKMPSQVEVYNDIDKDLINLFRIVRDPAKCRELFKRGKWLLFSRAEFQTMREKWRTADYTDEIDHALAFAYYMCVGRCGKRSGMSYSMNKCAHATASSVWIRFMRRLVETRKRLEKVNIECLDYPALFAKYDSKDTLFYCDPPYLKSDFYYCVNWKEEDHVKLATALQRVKGRFVLSYYDSDIVRSLYHGCYFQTKEMPVYVHQHGGGAKPRAVELLITNFTPPSELSIETFMAAYS is encoded by the coding sequence ATGATCCCCTACATCGGCGGCAAGAGCCGCTTAACCCAGTGGATAATGTCGCAGTTCCCGCCGCACATTTGCTATGTAGAGGTGTTCGGCGGCTCGGCGGCAGTGCTGCTTGATAAAATGCCGTCTCAGGTCGAAGTTTACAACGACATAGACAAAGACCTGATCAATCTTTTCCGCATAGTCCGTGACCCCGCAAAATGCCGTGAACTGTTTAAGCGCGGCAAGTGGCTCCTCTTCTCCCGTGCGGAGTTTCAGACGATGCGGGAAAAATGGCGCACGGCGGACTATACGGACGAAATAGATCATGCTCTCGCCTTTGCGTACTATATGTGCGTAGGCCGGTGCGGTAAGCGCTCCGGCATGAGCTACAGCATGAATAAATGCGCCCATGCCACAGCAAGCTCAGTGTGGATCAGGTTCATGCGCCGCCTTGTCGAGACCAGGAAGAGGCTTGAAAAGGTCAACATCGAATGCCTTGATTACCCTGCTCTCTTCGCTAAATACGACAGCAAAGACACCCTTTTCTACTGCGATCCGCCGTACCTGAAGAGCGATTTCTATTACTGCGTGAACTGGAAAGAGGAAGACCATGTCAAGCTCGCCACTGCCCTGCAACGGGTTAAAGGCCGCTTCGTGCTTTCTTACTATGATTCGGATATCGTCCGCAGCCTTTATCACGGGTGCTATTTCCAGACAAAGGAAATGCCTGTATACGTTCACCAGCACGGCGGAGGCGCAAAGCCGCGGGCGGTTGAGCTGCTCATCACAAATTTCACCCCGCCATCCGAATTATCAATTGAAACATTCATGGCAGCCTACTCATGA
- a CDS encoding DUF1937 family protein: MSKKIYLAIPYTHEDENIRQYRFEVANEIAAKLMKEGDFVYSPISHSHPLVRYGLPVEWDFWADYDTTFIEWADALYVVAIDGWQTSTGVTAEIKIAQSLGKEIRFISPVSNEPAEAVL, from the coding sequence ATGTCTAAAAAAATCTATCTGGCAATACCCTACACCCATGAAGATGAAAATATAAGGCAATACAGATTTGAGGTAGCGAACGAGATTGCCGCAAAGCTGATGAAAGAGGGCGATTTCGTGTATTCCCCGATTTCCCACAGTCACCCCCTGGTGCGGTACGGACTGCCCGTCGAGTGGGATTTCTGGGCTGATTATGACACCACTTTTATAGAGTGGGCAGACGCTCTCTATGTCGTTGCTATAGATGGATGGCAGACGTCAACAGGTGTGACCGCCGAAATCAAAATAGCACAAAGCCTCGGTAAAGAGATCCGTTTTATCTCTCCCGTGTCTAATGAGCCCGCAGAGGCGGTGCTGTAA
- a CDS encoding helix-turn-helix domain-containing protein — protein sequence MAEKEKEYTVKEIAEKERKSEQTIYRWIAEGHLPCSKYPGRNGSIAISETQYQEFKSLCKVRGESR from the coding sequence ATGGCAGAAAAAGAAAAAGAGTACACGGTCAAGGAGATAGCAGAGAAAGAAAGGAAAAGCGAGCAGACCATCTATCGCTGGATAGCAGAAGGGCATCTCCCATGCTCAAAATACCCCGGCAGAAACGGGAGTATAGCTATCTCTGAAACGCAGTATCAGGAGTTTAAATCACTGTGCAAAGTGAGAGGAGAGAGCAGATGA
- a CDS encoding terminase gpA endonuclease subunit produces MTVAEAPQITQYFPAEVYAARPRERMSGSEWAAKYRILTSVTSSVTGKWQNETFALATGVLDAITHENVLRVSWASGTQNAKTETILNTAGYFMHQSPAPMMLTMPEKSDCSYMSKIRIAEMINNTSEDVLAKCCDSEDIRRDKFMIPFTGGVFYIAWATSVNQLASKPVAIILMDEVDKWKVIPKHGDPQTLLLERIKAQINAKVLEAGSPVLKDGRILTSVKQADFIFDRYAPCPHCEEGIVFTFGGLHVKDGVVSYECPHCGELLKDRDKPGMLTKALWKTEDRRELYDVLENGGRNLHLGFRSSSFYSPFISFTDIWDKSQSVAGDIEKKRAFVNGWLGLGYDELDEVTLTETSDLLARAKDEDFEKLPPQVCLLTAGVDVQKTRIEALVMGWGLNYENWVIERKIISGDPRLKHVWDELYSYLRLSRFPHFCGANLRLSCVAVDAGYLTQEVTAYLKGKEKYRIYCIKGGSEGEGEPMLKNSVLGAAKAQGFLLGTFVLKDTVKEYMQASPGNVGYMHFRESVCDEDYFLQLTAEECITEIRGGKAHQKWVKVRNRNEVFDLTCYNIAALHIMGAPLQAYHNRILAQMGGSMPSKEPAPAKPKPNAEKPIPKEEKKKPKIVINIKG; encoded by the coding sequence ATGACAGTTGCCGAAGCCCCGCAGATAACGCAGTATTTCCCCGCTGAGGTATACGCCGCCCGCCCCCGTGAGCGCATGAGCGGTTCCGAGTGGGCGGCAAAATACCGCATACTGACAAGCGTTACATCAAGCGTCACTGGCAAATGGCAGAACGAGACCTTCGCCCTTGCGACAGGTGTTCTTGACGCAATCACGCACGAAAACGTCCTGCGTGTAAGCTGGGCATCAGGAACGCAGAACGCAAAAACTGAAACGATTCTGAACACCGCCGGTTACTTTATGCACCAGTCCCCGGCCCCGATGATGCTGACAATGCCGGAAAAGTCGGACTGCTCGTACATGAGCAAGATCCGTATAGCCGAAATGATTAACAATACAAGCGAAGATGTCCTTGCAAAATGCTGCGACTCGGAAGACATCCGCCGCGATAAGTTTATGATCCCATTCACCGGAGGGGTGTTTTATATCGCGTGGGCAACCAGTGTTAACCAGCTTGCGTCAAAGCCTGTGGCCATCATCTTAATGGATGAAGTAGACAAGTGGAAGGTAATCCCTAAGCATGGGGATCCGCAGACGCTCTTGCTTGAGCGTATCAAAGCGCAGATTAATGCAAAAGTGCTCGAAGCGGGTTCTCCGGTGCTGAAAGACGGAAGGATATTAACATCCGTGAAACAGGCAGATTTCATCTTTGACCGTTATGCCCCGTGCCCTCACTGCGAAGAAGGTATAGTGTTCACCTTCGGCGGACTGCACGTCAAAGACGGTGTCGTTTCTTATGAATGCCCGCATTGCGGGGAACTGCTCAAAGACCGTGACAAGCCGGGTATGCTGACTAAGGCTCTCTGGAAGACAGAGGACAGGCGGGAGCTCTATGATGTGCTCGAAAACGGCGGACGCAACCTTCACCTCGGTTTCAGGTCAAGTTCTTTTTACTCGCCTTTTATCTCATTCACCGACATCTGGGATAAGTCGCAGTCAGTAGCCGGAGATATAGAGAAAAAACGGGCTTTCGTCAACGGTTGGCTCGGTCTCGGCTATGACGAACTGGATGAAGTAACCCTCACCGAAACAAGCGATTTGCTTGCACGGGCAAAAGATGAAGACTTTGAAAAGCTTCCGCCGCAAGTTTGTCTGCTCACCGCGGGTGTCGACGTGCAGAAAACCAGAATAGAGGCCCTCGTTATGGGTTGGGGGCTGAACTATGAAAACTGGGTGATAGAGCGGAAAATCATTTCAGGCGATCCCCGCCTGAAACATGTCTGGGACGAGCTCTATTCTTATCTGCGTCTGAGCCGTTTTCCTCATTTCTGCGGGGCTAATCTCCGTCTCTCCTGCGTCGCTGTCGATGCGGGCTACCTCACTCAGGAAGTCACTGCATATCTCAAGGGCAAGGAAAAATACCGCATTTACTGCATAAAAGGCGGTTCCGAAGGCGAAGGGGAACCGATGCTTAAAAACTCAGTCCTCGGCGCGGCAAAAGCGCAGGGCTTTCTCCTCGGCACATTCGTTCTGAAGGACACAGTGAAGGAATACATGCAAGCATCGCCCGGCAATGTCGGTTATATGCACTTTCGCGAAAGCGTTTGTGATGAAGATTATTTTCTCCAGTTAACAGCCGAGGAGTGCATCACCGAAATTCGCGGCGGCAAAGCTCATCAAAAATGGGTCAAAGTGCGCAACAGAAACGAAGTCTTTGACCTGACCTGTTACAACATAGCGGCTCTGCATATCATGGGTGCTCCGCTGCAAGCATATCACAACAGAATATTGGCTCAGATGGGCGGTTCAATGCCGAGCAAAGAACCCGCACCCGCGAAGCCGAAGCCTAATGCTGAGAAGCCGATTCCGAAAGAAGAAAAAAAGAAGCCGAAAATAGTTATCAATATAAAGGGGTGA
- a CDS encoding primase-helicase family protein has translation MSAKKRPAKHKLNEAFLPLEEKRKLERPAEDAVIDYSQFKRNNWRKPDVKNELLDMIEKKGGALWMDYSGAVAFRSHVDEDVVVFESDAKAQNRLANFLDLPKVRLFKAVGSGDNVSKPDVTPDQILGVKDKFTPFALSEFYIENDNYYRTAFAPTEYLASGNTKHRTPETIIKLIENLCNNDGAHVTWMINWLAGFFQTLRKSQVSLVLKGEQGSGKGLFFSEVLTPLFGKRYCVVVDGERLENQFKNWVAETLFFNLNEIAVDMKARKNIKNFLKQLVTDSFVQVERKHREAGEVRVYGNILITSNEAFPIEIEPSDRRFTVLRTGKALKKLGWDIEETRAAIAAELSDFAAMLRWYEVDWKIYNSALDTPEKAAIVDATNSQTIMFINALLQRDMLFFDEILEERTQLYYDLEKQLKAGKLTQNTMLDAYEVMYEPKKGRRRIMAEIRKLEPSVFGMHKMKKNDKVRFYNLSGKDED, from the coding sequence ATGAGTGCTAAGAAACGGCCCGCTAAGCATAAACTTAATGAAGCTTTTCTCCCGCTTGAAGAAAAGCGGAAGCTTGAGCGTCCTGCGGAAGATGCCGTCATCGACTATTCACAGTTCAAGCGTAACAATTGGCGTAAGCCTGACGTTAAAAACGAACTGCTTGACATGATAGAAAAAAAAGGAGGCGCACTCTGGATGGATTATTCCGGCGCGGTGGCTTTTCGCTCGCACGTTGATGAAGATGTTGTCGTATTTGAGAGCGATGCCAAAGCACAGAACAGGCTCGCTAACTTTCTTGATCTGCCCAAAGTGAGGCTGTTTAAAGCCGTTGGTAGCGGCGACAACGTTTCAAAGCCGGATGTGACACCGGATCAGATCCTCGGCGTAAAAGACAAATTTACTCCGTTTGCGCTCTCCGAGTTCTATATCGAGAACGACAACTACTACCGAACGGCCTTCGCGCCGACTGAGTATCTGGCTTCAGGCAATACTAAGCACAGAACGCCAGAGACTATTATCAAACTGATAGAGAACCTCTGTAATAACGACGGAGCCCATGTCACGTGGATGATAAACTGGCTCGCGGGCTTTTTTCAGACACTCCGCAAAAGTCAGGTTTCGCTCGTTCTCAAAGGCGAACAGGGCTCAGGAAAGGGCTTGTTTTTCTCGGAGGTGCTCACTCCGCTTTTCGGCAAGCGTTACTGCGTTGTAGTGGACGGCGAAAGGCTTGAAAACCAGTTCAAAAACTGGGTTGCCGAAACCCTCTTTTTTAACCTGAACGAAATCGCCGTGGATATGAAAGCCAGGAAGAACATAAAGAACTTTCTCAAGCAGCTTGTTACGGACTCATTTGTGCAGGTTGAGCGCAAGCACCGCGAAGCCGGAGAAGTCAGGGTTTACGGCAACATATTAATCACATCAAACGAAGCGTTCCCGATCGAGATCGAACCCTCCGACCGCCGTTTTACAGTCCTGCGGACAGGCAAAGCACTGAAAAAATTGGGATGGGACATTGAGGAAACCCGCGCCGCCATCGCCGCGGAGCTTTCTGATTTCGCCGCTATGCTGCGTTGGTACGAGGTTGACTGGAAGATCTATAACTCTGCTCTTGATACGCCGGAGAAAGCGGCGATAGTCGACGCTACGAACAGCCAGACCATCATGTTCATCAACGCTCTGCTCCAGCGCGATATGCTCTTCTTTGATGAGATTCTGGAAGAGAGGACACAGCTTTATTACGATCTCGAAAAGCAGCTTAAAGCAGGGAAGCTCACACAAAATACAATGCTTGATGCTTACGAAGTTATGTACGAACCGAAGAAGGGCCGCCGCCGCATAATGGCTGAAATACGTAAGCTTGAGCCCTCCGTTTTCGGTATGCACAAAATGAAGAAGAACGACAAAGTCAGGTTTTACAACCTGAGCGGTAAAGATGAGGATTAA
- a CDS encoding DNA N-6-adenine-methyltransferase, producing the protein MSIFWETPWSLFRHLDSYYKFTLDAAANPQNAKCASFYTEADNGLTKPWYGRVFQNPPYGRKVGEWLKKAIDEIQHPHCERVVGLIPASTDTKWFHEYVLDCENASHVFLKGRIWFIDAEGNVRKESNVCSAIVEWSRFQHILPTIPIKPSAEYNKETLSCLSH; encoded by the coding sequence ATGAGTATTTTTTGGGAGACTCCTTGGTCATTATTCCGCCACCTTGACAGCTATTATAAGTTCACGCTCGACGCGGCGGCAAACCCGCAGAATGCGAAATGTGCCAGTTTTTATACAGAAGCGGACAACGGCTTGACTAAACCGTGGTATGGCAGGGTTTTCCAGAACCCGCCTTACGGACGCAAAGTCGGCGAATGGCTAAAAAAGGCAATTGATGAGATACAGCATCCGCACTGCGAACGCGTTGTCGGGCTTATTCCCGCAAGCACTGATACAAAGTGGTTTCATGAATATGTGCTTGATTGTGAGAACGCCTCTCATGTTTTCCTCAAGGGGCGAATCTGGTTTATAGATGCCGAAGGTAACGTGCGAAAAGAAAGCAACGTGTGCAGCGCAATAGTCGAATGGAGCCGTTTTCAGCACATATTGCCGACTATACCGATAAAGCCGTCGGCAGAGTACAACAAGGAGACCTTGTCATGTCTGTCGCACTGA
- a CDS encoding single-stranded DNA-binding protein, translated as MGFFNKVVLLGNLTRNPEVRYIPGNDLAVAKFGLAVNSKRNKDKEETMFIDIVAFGKLGEVFGEYLTKGMPLLVEGRLSQNIWEQEGQKRSKHEVIASNIQFVSVRKDGKQPETPAASDDFSEDDIPF; from the coding sequence ATGGGCTTTTTTAACAAAGTAGTGCTGCTCGGAAATCTTACGCGCAATCCCGAAGTAAGATACATTCCCGGCAACGATTTAGCAGTCGCAAAGTTCGGTCTTGCGGTGAACAGCAAGAGAAACAAAGACAAAGAGGAAACAATGTTCATCGACATTGTGGCTTTTGGCAAGCTCGGTGAGGTTTTCGGGGAATACCTCACGAAAGGTATGCCTCTTCTCGTTGAAGGCCGCCTCTCGCAGAATATCTGGGAGCAGGAAGGGCAGAAGCGCAGCAAGCATGAAGTTATTGCCTCAAACATCCAGTTCGTGAGTGTGCGGAAAGACGGGAAGCAACCGGAAACACCCGCCGCCTCTGACGATTTCAGCGAAGACGACATACCGTTTTAG
- a CDS encoding helix-turn-helix domain-containing protein — MSLEEQIQSAVKAAVAPLVAELEDRIGQLVRVSAEVQKARYSDDTLLNEEQVAEYTGIKPKTLQQWRSGRKNLPFIKIGGAARYLFGDVRRFVAENKQRVTDDNGRIL, encoded by the coding sequence ATGAGCCTTGAAGAACAGATACAGTCCGCAGTTAAAGCCGCAGTAGCGCCGCTTGTCGCTGAGCTTGAGGACCGCATCGGTCAGCTTGTCCGTGTCAGCGCCGAGGTTCAGAAAGCCCGCTACAGCGATGACACTCTGCTCAACGAAGAACAAGTCGCAGAGTACACAGGCATCAAGCCTAAGACTCTGCAACAGTGGCGCAGCGGCAGGAAGAATCTGCCTTTTATCAAAATCGGCGGGGCTGCGCGGTATCTGTTTGGCGATGTAAGGCGTTTTGTCGCCGAAAATAAACAGCGCGTCACAGACGACAACGGGAGAATCCTATGA
- a CDS encoding DUF5906 domain-containing protein, with amino-acid sequence MEKMAERKVTLLLEADEAERLGILNGDYINVLHSGSGQYSLEVDMAKRTGTESTSDKPFNFETSETRRFIMHLCNGDESSFQWVMNWLAVFYQTRKRCPLALCFHGVQSSGKSIFYECILSDLYYGKAVIYDDDALAYFRISRVKEIALFYLPDLPRSGRDRNHIKELITSDSVMCWEKYREDKRCMVIGNVFITTNSPREEVEEAIGVHRVMPIKTGPALRQAGFDPFWLIKALKVEHNDFKEYLLQFPIDLELYDKHPAMAVQS; translated from the coding sequence ATGGAAAAAATGGCTGAAAGAAAAGTAACACTTCTGCTTGAAGCAGATGAAGCGGAAAGGCTCGGCATACTTAACGGGGACTATATCAATGTGCTTCATTCCGGTTCAGGGCAGTATTCCCTTGAAGTGGATATGGCTAAGCGTACAGGCACAGAAAGCACCAGTGACAAACCTTTTAATTTTGAAACATCTGAAACCCGCCGCTTTATCATGCACTTGTGTAATGGTGATGAAAGCTCTTTTCAGTGGGTTATGAACTGGCTGGCTGTGTTTTATCAGACACGGAAACGCTGCCCACTCGCGTTGTGTTTTCACGGTGTTCAGTCTTCAGGTAAAAGCATCTTTTATGAATGTATTTTATCGGATCTTTATTATGGCAAAGCAGTGATCTACGATGACGATGCATTAGCTTATTTTCGGATAAGCAGGGTGAAAGAAATAGCATTATTCTACTTACCAGATCTCCCTCGTTCTGGAAGAGATCGCAACCACATAAAAGAGCTTATAACAAGCGACAGTGTTATGTGTTGGGAAAAGTATCGTGAGGATAAACGATGCATGGTAATAGGTAATGTTTTTATCACCACAAATTCCCCTCGTGAAGAAGTTGAGGAGGCAATCGGTGTCCACAGGGTTATGCCTATTAAAACCGGTCCTGCATTAAGGCAAGCGGGTTTCGATCCTTTCTGGTTAATCAAAGCTCTCAAAGTTGAGCATAACGACTTTAAAGAATACCTTCTCCAGTTTCCTATCGATCTTGAACTCTATGACAAGCACCCTGCTATGGCGGTGCAGTCATGA
- a CDS encoding BRO family protein, translated as MSNAVQVFKNREFGAVRTIIKDGEPWFVAKDVAEALGYRDTTNAVKAHCRGVVKHHPYKQSVSGSQPVNIIPESDLYRLILRSRVRDAERFQDWVTMEILPSIRKTGSYSMSEKPEKEPTEKTQREQSYNPAQEIRNFINGMYSAAASEGNLYKTGKPAPVVHLPIKGKAERYTIKDVAYEINVSEQTVYRWVASGELASMKMPGKNGRIVILKKHLEDFKATALRAYK; from the coding sequence ATGAGCAATGCTGTACAGGTTTTTAAGAACAGGGAGTTCGGGGCGGTTCGCACAATTATTAAAGACGGTGAACCGTGGTTCGTGGCGAAAGATGTTGCTGAGGCTTTAGGCTACAGGGATACAACGAATGCCGTAAAAGCACATTGCAGGGGGGTGGTGAAACACCACCCCTATAAACAGAGCGTTTCAGGCAGTCAGCCTGTCAATATCATTCCTGAGTCCGATCTTTACCGCCTGATTCTCCGCTCCCGTGTTCGTGATGCAGAAAGGTTTCAGGACTGGGTGACGATGGAGATACTTCCTTCTATCCGCAAGACCGGAAGCTATTCCATGAGCGAAAAGCCCGAAAAAGAACCGACTGAAAAAACGCAGAGAGAACAGTCTTACAACCCTGCACAAGAAATCAGAAATTTTATAAACGGCATGTACAGCGCAGCGGCATCAGAAGGAAACCTTTATAAAACCGGCAAGCCCGCCCCTGTGGTTCACCTTCCTATAAAAGGTAAAGCCGAGAGGTACACGATAAAAGATGTTGCCTATGAGATTAACGTGAGTGAGCAGACGGTTTATCGGTGGGTGGCTTCTGGTGAGCTTGCTTCAATGAAGATGCCGGGAAAAAACGGCAGGATAGTAATTCTTAAAAAGCATCTGGAAGATTTTAAGGCAACTGCTCTTAGAGCATACAAATAA
- a CDS encoding helix-turn-helix domain-containing protein: MSHGERIKNIRKILKLNQKDFSDKIGINQSTLSQYESGTINPSKAVLISISNSFGVSIEWLLTGEGEMLAAFAGKNYQNIGDGNSITVIDDVYKSKININDRFNSLSPEAQEVINLLMEFPIPSIISELKEKLMKYKNIT, translated from the coding sequence ATGAGCCACGGAGAAAGGATTAAAAATATTCGTAAAATATTGAAACTAAACCAGAAAGATTTTTCTGATAAAATAGGAATAAACCAAAGTACCTTGTCTCAATATGAGAGCGGAACAATAAACCCAAGCAAAGCTGTATTAATATCAATATCTAACTCATTTGGAGTGAGCATAGAATGGCTACTAACCGGAGAAGGGGAAATGCTCGCTGCGTTCGCAGGGAAGAACTATCAGAACATAGGGGATGGGAACTCGATCACTGTCATTGATGACGTATACAAAAGCAAAATAAACATCAACGACAGATTCAACAGCCTTTCACCCGAAGCACAGGAAGTTATTAATCTGCTTATGGAATTTCCCATACCAAGCATCATAAGCGAGCTTAAAGAAAAGCTCATGAAATATAAAAATATCACATAA
- a CDS encoding DUF4875 domain-containing protein: MLVKCKTCGHEISHNAKTCPNCGEKHPVPIPKGCLQIILAIIIIMGLIGFCSSDDKVGYTKGTVQDYSEMLIDDVSIPNRKRAKVFIYSKANTLEDRAATVIDAAIKYQNEYGFDTVSIIMRCENVLESGTCAYANYTPDRKGNSGEDKSEKWVVQSSAEIPSELQEQTSKLWYQNRDRFIESKLITFPNGNSFMDDNHLNEDALKNFIANRLEVNKEQLSMAYYSLETVYEQ, translated from the coding sequence ATGCTTGTAAAATGTAAAACATGCGGACACGAAATATCTCATAACGCAAAAACTTGCCCTAATTGCGGTGAAAAACACCCAGTCCCGATTCCTAAAGGATGCTTACAAATAATATTAGCAATAATAATAATTATGGGATTGATCGGTTTTTGTTCTTCTGATGACAAGGTTGGATATACCAAAGGAACTGTTCAAGACTATTCGGAAATGCTGATAGATGATGTAAGTATACCAAACAGGAAACGAGCGAAAGTATTTATATATTCAAAGGCAAACACTCTCGAAGATAGGGCAGCAACTGTCATTGATGCCGCAATTAAGTATCAAAACGAATATGGTTTTGACACCGTTAGCATAATAATGAGATGCGAGAATGTGCTTGAGTCGGGAACATGTGCTTATGCTAATTATACACCAGATAGAAAAGGAAATTCAGGAGAAGACAAGAGTGAAAAATGGGTTGTTCAGTCAAGCGCAGAGATACCAAGCGAATTACAAGAGCAAACATCAAAACTCTGGTATCAAAACAGAGATAGATTCATCGAATCAAAACTTATTACCTTCCCAAACGGTAATTCGTTTATGGATGATAATCATTTAAACGAAGATGCCTTGAAAAATTTTATTGCAAATAGATTAGAAGTAAATAAAGAACAACTATCTATGGCGTACTATTCACTTGAAACTGTATACGAACAG